Below is a genomic region from Persicimonas caeni.
TCACGCGCGCTTACCAAGGGATGTTCGCTGACCCGGCGAACCAGGACCCCGCGCTCGACCCGAGGAATGGACAGGCCGGGCCGGCTTCGGCTGCGTTCGACCGTTGGCTGAATCTGTACGTGGTTTCGGCCGGCTACAGCTACGAAGACTTTTCGTTCGGAGCGGATCTTACTTGGTCGCACTGGATGACGCGCGGCGGCGGCAGTGTCGAGCCGAACGAATTTCGCTTCGAGGACACGGGTCTATCGGCGAGCTGGTCGGGTTATGAGATCGAGCCGATCGACACCACCGTGTCGGCGCGGTACTCGGCGACATTGCCCACGAGTTTGGAGAGCCGCACTTCGAACCTCATTGTCGGCAATACGCTCACAACGTCGGCCAGCAAGACGTTTTTCGAGAAGTTGACCCTGTCGTACTCGCTGGCGGGAAGTTGGACGCCACATACCACCGAAATGGCGACCAACGCGCCGGATACGGTGCAGATTCTGCGTGAAACCGATCCGTTGACGACCGCGAGCGGCGAGTTTCCGGATAACGAGTACTACAACTCGCAATTCGCCTTGACCAACGCCCTGAGCGCTAGCATCCCGGTTTGGGACAAGCTGAATGCATCCATCTCTTACTCGTTGACGAAGTATTGGACGTATCACGTCGACAACGACGACGCACTTGCCGCCGACATCGACGGCATTCAGACGGGCCGAATGACCTCGGACGTCAGCATCGCTGCGGCATCGCTGTCGTATCCCATTGGAGACTACGTCAACGTCTCGGGTGGCATCCGCACGGCCCAGGCGCCCAAGACCAGCGACAATTCGAGCTTCCGCTTCCCTTGGTGGGACACCACCAGCGCCGCTTCGAATCGCTCGGCCTTCCAGTTGGCGATTACCGGCACGTACTGAGCTGAGTTGAAAGCTTGAAATGAAAAAGGCGCGCCTTCGTGGCGCGCCTTTTTTTGTTGGGGAGAGCAGACATTGCCTACTCCCGAGCCCCCTCCACATCATTCAACGCCCAGTCATACTTCAGAAAGCTCACCGCGGGCTCACCCTCACGAGTCTCGACGAGCTTCTGGACCTCCTCTCCGCCATATTTCGCCGCATAGAGCGGCAAGCTCTCGGCGCTGGGAGAGAACTCGTCGCTCACGAAGTCAGGCCGATACCAGTTCATCACGCTCGTCAGGTAGAGCTTGTCGCCCTCGACACGTGCGTAGCGCTCGTCGCCGAGGGTACGCTCCGCGGCCTGGTCGAGTTGCTTGTCGATCTTCGCACCCTCGTAGGGCCAAGAGGCCAGGGGCGGGCAGCCCACGGAGGCGCAGTTGACCGCGAAGTGGATGCGCGAGTCCTTGTAGATCGGTCGAATCAACCCGTGCTCGATGTCGTCGAGGCTCAAGGTGTAGCCGGCGACCTTGTAGCGCTTGGTCTTCCACGGGTTGTCGAGGTCTTTGATGCTCTCGAGGCCCGGGTAGTTCTCGACGATGAGCTTGAGGGTGTAGGCGTTGTAGGCGTTGATGAGGAGCGCCAGCTCGCCGTCGTCGTCGAGCTCGGTGAGGTCAGCCTTGGCGAGCCGGTCGAGGTAGGCGTCGAGTTCGGCTTCGTCGGCTTTGAGGCCGGCGTAGTCCACCCGTGCTGTGTCGTAATCGACGTGGCGCTCGAGAAGCTCGCCGTAGTCGGAGTGATCGAAGCTCTGCGCTTCGTCGGGATCTTTTCGCAGATCGTCGACGATGGGGCTGTCGATCTGCTCGGCCTTGGGGACGAACAGAGACAGGCACCCCGAGGAGCACGAGGTGAGCCCGGCCAGCAAAAAGAGGGCGGCGGCGATAATGGGAAGACGAGTCATATAGAACTCCATGCAGAGGGGCGGCATGCCTAAGACATACCGCGCCCTCATGAAGATTCAACAATTCGACTCGCCTCGCCGACGCTGGCCCTGGGCTCAGTCTTCTTCCTCGCGCATCGAGACGTTGATGGCCTTGGGGTACTTCTTGCCATCATGGCCTCCGTACTGGAACTCCACGGGGATGATCTCCCCGGGTACGTACGAAGGTAGCCGCGTGCGCAGCTCGTCGTCGACGACGTTGGCGATATGGAAGAAGAACTTTCGCTCCTCGTCAGTCTGGATGAACCCGAAGCCTTTGTCGGTAAAGTAGGCGATGATGCGCCCCTCGATGTCTTCG
It encodes:
- a CDS encoding DUF547 domain-containing protein, whose protein sequence is MTRLPIIAAALFLLAGLTSCSSGCLSLFVPKAEQIDSPIVDDLRKDPDEAQSFDHSDYGELLERHVDYDTARVDYAGLKADEAELDAYLDRLAKADLTELDDDGELALLINAYNAYTLKLIVENYPGLESIKDLDNPWKTKRYKVAGYTLSLDDIEHGLIRPIYKDSRIHFAVNCASVGCPPLASWPYEGAKIDKQLDQAAERTLGDERYARVEGDKLYLTSVMNWYRPDFVSDEFSPSAESLPLYAAKYGGEEVQKLVETREGEPAVSFLKYDWALNDVEGARE